The Cylindrospermopsis curvispora GIHE-G1 genome contains a region encoding:
- the ppc gene encoding phosphoenolpyruvate carboxylase, with the protein MSSILYSLLPVANIDPMSELFLRHRLHIVEELWESVLRQECGQKMVDLLRQLRDLCSPEGQTTHDQASSAVALIEQLNINEAIRAARAFALYFQLINIIEQEYEQKQQLTRYSVPDPVAEESWPNIIYSTNQRENDLPINKETGSDKITPHQKGTFGVLFPLLFRLNVPPQQIQRLISQLDVRLVFTAHPTEIVRHTIRDKQRQVVNLLQQLDSLQNRVGGHPWELAEIRERLLEEIRLWWRTDELHQFKPTVLDEVDYALHYFQEVLFDGIPQLYKRFAYALKQTFPWLEPPGKNFCSFGSWVGSDRDGNPSVTPEVTWKTACYQRKMVLERYIQSVKKLIELLSISMHWSDVLPDLLESLELDQSVLGDVYDALALRYRQEPYRLKLSYVLRRLENTRDRNLSLYRGETPSNEDADKYASGEEFLAELRLIQRNLTETGLSCGELDNLICQVQIFDFHLAQLDIRQESSRHSDAINEILEYLQILPQTYNELSESERVSWLTAELQTRRPLIPAELPFSEKTNDVIETFRVVRSLQQEFRLRICQTYIISMCRQVSDVLEVLLLAKEARLFDPATGVGSIRVVPLFETVEDLQRSRSVMRELFELPLYRAFLAGGYKPDHTENNLSHNDLRPNLQEVMLGYSDSNKDSGFLSSNWEIHKAQKSLQGIAEKYGLNLRIFHGRGGSVGRGGGPAYEAILAQPGHSINGRIKITEQGEVLASKYSLLDLALYHMETITSAVVQASLLRTGFDDIEAWNEIMEELSVRSRQHYRALIYEDPDFIDFFHQVTPIEEISQLQISSRPARRSSGKKDLGSLRAIPWVFSWTQTRFLLPSWYGVGTALDEFLQGQSEEHLKLMRYFYIKWPFFKMVISKVEMTLAKVDIEMARHYVQELSSPEDRPRFEKVFAQIAREYYLTRDLVLKITGNQRLLDEDPTLQRSVQLRNSTILPLGFIQVSLLKRLRQYKTSSTPGVIHSRYSKGELLRGALLTINGIAAGMRNTG; encoded by the coding sequence ATGAGTTCAATTTTATACTCTTTATTGCCAGTGGCGAATATAGACCCCATGTCTGAATTATTTTTACGTCATCGTCTGCACATAGTAGAAGAATTATGGGAGTCGGTTCTCAGACAAGAATGTGGACAAAAAATGGTTGACCTGCTGCGTCAACTACGGGATTTGTGTTCACCAGAGGGACAAACCACCCATGATCAAGCATCCTCAGCAGTAGCATTGATTGAACAGCTCAACATTAATGAAGCCATTCGTGCTGCTCGTGCTTTTGCATTATACTTCCAGTTAATTAACATTATTGAGCAAGAATACGAACAAAAACAACAGTTGACTCGCTATTCTGTGCCCGATCCTGTGGCGGAAGAAAGCTGGCCTAATATTATTTATTCAACTAATCAAAGGGAAAATGATCTACCCATCAATAAAGAGACTGGTAGTGATAAAATTACCCCTCACCAGAAGGGAACCTTTGGGGTCTTATTCCCCCTACTATTTAGATTAAATGTTCCACCTCAGCAGATTCAAAGACTTATTTCTCAACTGGATGTGCGCTTAGTCTTCACAGCACATCCCACGGAAATTGTCCGCCATACCATCCGGGATAAACAAAGACAGGTAGTTAATCTGTTGCAGCAGTTGGATAGCCTACAAAATCGCGTTGGTGGTCATCCTTGGGAACTGGCAGAAATTAGGGAGCGTTTATTAGAAGAAATCCGCCTATGGTGGCGCACAGACGAACTACATCAATTTAAACCAACTGTACTAGATGAAGTAGACTATGCCTTGCATTACTTCCAAGAGGTTCTATTTGATGGTATCCCCCAATTATATAAACGGTTTGCTTATGCTTTAAAACAAACATTTCCTTGGCTCGAACCACCGGGTAAGAACTTTTGTTCTTTTGGATCTTGGGTAGGTTCGGATCGAGATGGTAACCCATCGGTGACACCCGAGGTGACTTGGAAAACTGCCTGTTACCAGCGGAAGATGGTTTTAGAGAGATATATTCAATCTGTGAAAAAGCTGATTGAGTTATTGAGCATTTCCATGCACTGGAGTGATGTACTACCGGATTTGTTGGAGTCCCTGGAGTTAGACCAATCTGTATTAGGTGATGTTTATGATGCTTTAGCCCTGCGCTATCGTCAAGAACCCTATCGCCTAAAACTTTCTTATGTATTAAGAAGATTAGAAAATACCAGAGATCGGAATTTGTCCTTATATCGTGGGGAGACTCCCAGCAATGAGGATGCTGATAAATATGCTTCAGGGGAAGAATTTTTGGCAGAGTTAAGACTGATTCAACGTAACTTGACGGAAACTGGATTGAGTTGCGGAGAATTAGATAATTTGATTTGCCAGGTGCAGATTTTTGACTTTCATCTGGCCCAATTAGATATTCGTCAAGAGTCTTCTAGACACTCTGATGCAATAAATGAAATTCTTGAATACCTACAAATCCTTCCCCAAACCTATAATGAACTCTCAGAAAGCGAAAGGGTGAGTTGGTTGACAGCAGAATTACAGACTAGAAGACCTTTGATTCCAGCAGAATTGCCATTTTCGGAAAAAACCAATGATGTCATTGAAACTTTCCGAGTGGTGCGATCGCTACAACAGGAATTTAGGCTTAGGATCTGCCAAACATATATTATTAGCATGTGTCGGCAAGTTAGTGATGTATTAGAGGTACTACTACTGGCTAAAGAGGCACGATTGTTTGACCCTGCTACTGGAGTTGGCTCTATTCGTGTGGTTCCTCTATTTGAAACTGTGGAGGACTTACAAAGGTCCAGAAGTGTGATGCGGGAATTATTTGAACTTCCCCTATACCGTGCCTTCTTAGCAGGAGGTTATAAACCTGATCACACAGAAAATAACCTATCCCATAATGATCTTAGACCTAACCTCCAGGAAGTGATGTTAGGATATTCCGACAGTAATAAAGACTCTGGTTTTTTAAGTAGTAATTGGGAAATCCACAAAGCCCAAAAATCCCTGCAAGGAATCGCCGAGAAATACGGTTTAAACCTAAGAATTTTCCATGGGCGGGGGGGATCAGTAGGTCGTGGTGGTGGACCAGCCTACGAGGCAATTTTAGCCCAACCTGGACATAGTATTAATGGTAGGATCAAGATTACCGAACAGGGGGAGGTTTTAGCTTCTAAATACTCTCTGTTAGATTTAGCCTTGTACCACATGGAAACAATTACTAGCGCGGTAGTGCAGGCCAGTTTATTGAGAACGGGGTTTGATGACATTGAAGCGTGGAATGAGATTATGGAAGAATTGTCAGTGAGATCTCGTCAACATTATCGAGCTTTGATTTATGAGGATCCCGACTTTATTGACTTCTTCCATCAGGTAACTCCTATTGAAGAAATTAGTCAGTTACAAATTAGTTCTCGCCCAGCGAGGCGATCGTCTGGCAAAAAAGATTTGGGCAGTTTGAGAGCTATACCTTGGGTATTTAGTTGGACACAAACCAGATTTTTATTGCCTTCTTGGTATGGTGTAGGCACGGCATTAGATGAGTTTTTACAGGGACAATCGGAAGAACACTTGAAACTAATGCGTTATTTCTATATTAAGTGGCCTTTCTTTAAAATGGTGATTTCCAAAGTAGAAATGACCCTAGCAAAAGTGGATATAGAGATGGCGCGTCATTATGTACAGGAACTTTCCAGTCCGGAAGACAGACCAAGATTTGAGAAAGTGTTTGCCCAAATTGCCAGGGAATACTATTTGACTAGGGACCTGGTGTTGAAAATCACGGGAAATCAAAGACTACTGGATGAAGATCCTACCTTACAGCGGTCAGTACAATTACGAAATAGCACTATATTGCCATTGGGGTTCATTCAGGTTTCCTTGCTCAAGCGATTGAGACAGTACAAGACCAGCAGTACGCCGGGAGTAATACATTCTCGTTACAGTAAAGGAGAATTACTACGGGGTGCATTGTTGACTATTAATGGGATTGCAGCGGGAATGAGAAATACTGGTTGA
- a CDS encoding sterol desaturase family protein codes for MLSTITQFTALTIIIFCALSVRYFLVSWSLYWLLWTRRPSSWEKRRLQEIKENSQNIKTEIKWSIVSSLIFSPAVALAMTIINNGYTRVYTNPLEYGYLYLPISLLIYLFLHDTYFYWTHLWLHSPKIYRRFHRIHHQSIKPTPWTSFCFDPLESIMQAVIIPIMLLIIPIHTSMLILLLILMTVFGVINHLGYEVYPRSWMNGFWGEHWITPSHHTLHHHKFNCNYGLYFRFWDKVMGTDVIQGEKLHS; via the coding sequence ATGTTATCTACTATCACACAATTCACCGCGCTGACAATAATTATATTTTGCGCACTTTCTGTCAGATATTTTCTTGTATCCTGGTCCCTTTATTGGTTGCTGTGGACTCGTCGTCCTAGTTCCTGGGAAAAACGCCGTCTTCAGGAAATTAAAGAAAATAGTCAGAATATCAAAACTGAAATCAAATGGTCTATTGTATCCAGTCTAATTTTCTCCCCAGCAGTTGCTCTGGCCATGACCATCATTAATAATGGATATACCAGGGTGTACACTAATCCTCTGGAATATGGCTATTTATACTTACCTATAAGCTTACTCATATATTTATTCTTACACGATACATATTTCTACTGGACCCATTTATGGTTACACAGTCCTAAAATATATCGCCGCTTTCATCGAATACATCATCAATCCATAAAACCCACACCCTGGACTTCCTTCTGCTTTGACCCTTTAGAAAGTATAATGCAAGCAGTGATTATTCCTATCATGCTGTTGATAATTCCCATTCATACCAGCATGTTAATCTTATTATTAATATTAATGACGGTATTTGGCGTGATTAATCACCTAGGGTATGAAGTTTATCCCCGTTCCTGGATGAATGGTTTTTGGGGTGAACATTGGATTACACCCTCCCATCACACCCTACATCATCACAAATTCAATTGTAATTATGGTCTTTATTTTCGCTTTTGGGATAAGGTGATGGGGACGGATGTTATACAAGGGGAAAAACTACATTCTTAA
- a CDS encoding vWA domain-containing protein: MLNTFTLDEVVEFAENPEPRCPCVLLLDTSGSMQGDRIEALNQGLLSFKDELVKNTLAARRVEVAIVTFDSHVNVVQDFVTVDQFTPPILTAQGLTTMGAGINKALEIIQERKSQYRANGIAYYRPWIFMITDGEPQGEIDEVIEQATQRLRGDESNKKVAFFTVGVENANMDRLHQIAVRTPLKLKGLNFVEMFVWLSASMSAVSHSQLEEQVALPPIGWGSI; the protein is encoded by the coding sequence ATGCTGAATACCTTTACCCTAGATGAAGTGGTTGAGTTTGCAGAAAATCCAGAACCTCGGTGTCCTTGTGTACTCCTGCTAGATACGTCCGGATCCATGCAGGGTGATAGAATTGAGGCACTAAATCAGGGTCTACTGAGTTTTAAGGATGAACTGGTTAAGAACACCCTAGCTGCTAGAAGAGTAGAAGTAGCAATTGTTACTTTTGATAGTCATGTAAACGTGGTACAAGATTTTGTGACCGTAGATCAATTTACCCCTCCTATTCTAACAGCTCAGGGATTAACAACTATGGGAGCGGGAATTAATAAGGCCCTAGAAATAATTCAGGAGCGCAAATCCCAGTATCGTGCTAATGGTATTGCTTACTATCGCCCATGGATATTTATGATTACAGATGGTGAACCCCAGGGTGAGATAGATGAGGTTATAGAACAAGCAACCCAGCGTCTGCGAGGAGACGAGTCCAATAAAAAAGTAGCTTTTTTCACTGTAGGAGTAGAAAATGCCAATATGGATCGTCTCCATCAAATAGCCGTGCGAACTCCTCTGAAACTCAAAGGTCTCAACTTTGTAGAAATGTTTGTGTGGCTTTCAGCCAGTATGTCCGCTGTATCCCATTCTCAGTTGGAAGAGCAAGTAGCACTACCACCCATCGGTTGGGGTTCTATTTAA
- a CDS encoding PP2C family serine/threonine-protein phosphatase yields the protein MNSSKQVAQWRVAAASVCGTSHIKNDQLCQDAHHWHVLPNNVLLIAVADGAGCANLGKVGAVIATQTAIEYISQRKDIATIITDDILLRELLHEAMINAKTALEKEAQAGKYELSDLATTLIIVVATPKLAAVAQIGDGLAVSRDSTGKLQALTIPHRGEYVNETIFLTSCEAVTTTQLQILRHNIVNIGVLTDGLQMLALNMLVQEPHQPFFLPLFDFVAKVKDHRLAKEQLTSFLSSRKIIERTDDDLTLVLAAFSN from the coding sequence ATGAACTCATCGAAACAGGTTGCCCAATGGCGAGTAGCAGCCGCATCCGTGTGTGGAACCAGCCATATCAAAAATGACCAGTTGTGTCAAGATGCTCACCACTGGCATGTACTGCCCAACAATGTATTATTAATAGCAGTTGCAGATGGAGCAGGTTGTGCCAATCTAGGGAAAGTAGGAGCGGTGATAGCCACCCAAACAGCTATAGAGTATATATCCCAGCGGAAAGATATTGCCACCATCATCACTGATGATATCCTATTGAGAGAGTTGCTGCATGAGGCCATGATCAATGCCAAAACCGCTTTGGAAAAGGAAGCTCAGGCGGGCAAATATGAGCTATCTGACCTAGCAACTACCTTAATTATTGTAGTAGCTACCCCAAAACTTGCAGCGGTAGCACAAATAGGTGATGGTTTAGCTGTGAGTAGGGATAGCACGGGTAAATTGCAAGCTCTGACCATTCCCCATAGGGGCGAATATGTCAACGAAACCATATTTTTGACTTCATGTGAAGCAGTGACTACAACTCAGCTACAAATCTTGCGTCATAACATAGTTAATATTGGAGTGCTCACCGATGGTCTACAAATGTTAGCTCTCAATATGCTAGTTCAGGAACCCCATCAACCCTTCTTTTTACCCTTATTTGATTTTGTTGCCAAGGTTAAAGACCATAGACTAGCAAAAGAACAGTTAACAAGTTTTTTATCTTCTAGAAAAATTATTGAACGTACGGATGATGATTTAACTTTGGTACTAGCAGCATTTAGTAACTGA
- a CDS encoding small RNA NsiR4-regulated ssr1528 family protein gives MTTETTAQNPTTGADAIDIAIAQGIDFDGSPIPTVKLELYNYVMGLEAGRQRSGVSNTMRSRIVRIGAKHIPQAELDEKLVAAGFAPLKEKEIAFFYGSK, from the coding sequence ATGACCACCGAAACAACCGCACAAAATCCAACCACTGGCGCTGATGCTATAGATATAGCGATCGCACAGGGAATTGACTTTGATGGATCTCCCATTCCTACTGTCAAGCTAGAGCTATATAATTACGTTATGGGACTGGAAGCAGGTAGACAACGAAGTGGAGTATCTAACACCATGCGTTCTCGAATTGTTCGCATTGGTGCTAAACACATACCTCAAGCGGAGTTAGATGAGAAATTAGTAGCAGCTGGTTTTGCACCCTTAAAAGAAAAAGAGATTGCTTTTTTCTATGGTAGCAAGTAA
- a CDS encoding HetP family heterocyst commitment protein, whose translation MNHNFSNNTGLADTKINPEQFDQVIEAILAGKYSWACVLMLRFVGYNPLHYIPYRTYNRLIKENSHQNRSETEKKENLKLASSSSDKRTDNNHVTQTNCLTKIKDLAYLEVRGKKSQSEVHHTRREKKLA comes from the coding sequence ATGAATCACAATTTTTCTAACAACACTGGACTTGCTGATACGAAAATCAATCCTGAGCAGTTTGACCAGGTAATAGAGGCCATTCTAGCTGGCAAGTATTCTTGGGCCTGCGTGCTAATGTTGCGGTTTGTGGGTTATAATCCTTTGCATTATATTCCTTACCGTACTTACAACCGACTAATCAAGGAAAACTCCCATCAAAATCGGTCCGAGACCGAGAAAAAGGAAAATCTCAAACTTGCTTCATCATCCAGCGACAAACGAACTGATAATAATCATGTAACCCAAACCAACTGTTTGACCAAAATTAAAGACTTGGCCTATCTGGAGGTAAGAGGTAAAAAGTCCCAGTCAGAAGTTCACCATACCCGCAGAGAGAAAAAGTTGGCATAG
- a CDS encoding GH116 family glycosyl hydrolase, whose protein sequence is MNKYSEIPPHTWKRAIGQGWERPYTVRYPSNLDDGPFHGMPLGGFGAGCIGRSSRGDFNLWHIDGGEHVFKNVPGCQFSIFTSGQAYALSTQPPEDNTLQTWQWYPNVVHSPTGAKTDGGTYHALYPRSWFVYENVFPLQFTCEQFSPVWAHNYRETSYPVAVFLWNIHNPTNQPITASIMLSWENMTGWFTNALKSPQVKIRDDGSPVYEYQPRWGESQGNYNWLAENDQYLGCVLGRATDNPIQEGDGTWCIATVKNPQVELFYHCQFNPVGNGEEIWRDFSQNGSLSNSQDETPADVNSRLGAAVAVRFTLPPGETLTVPFVLSWDFPVTEFAAGVNYYRRYTDFFGTTGDNAWQIATCALKECYNWRSHIESWQKPILEREDLPSWFKMALFNELYDLTSGGTLWSAGTEKDPMGQFAVLECLDYRWYESLDVRLYGSFGLLILFPELEKAVIRAFVRAIPQSDDRSRIIGYYLTINSPSPMALRKVAGATPHDLGAPNEWVWEQTNYTSYQDCNLWKDLGCDFVLQVYRDFLFTGADDMEFLVDCWHGIVLTLDYLKQFDIDGDGIPENSGAPDQTFDDWRLSGVSAYCGALWLAALEAAIAICDVLINRPELPNVGEQRSIYENWLNQSSPVYQQKLWNGKFYRLDSESGSNVVMADQLSGQFYARLLNLPDIVPRDRALSALTTIYDACFLKFQDGKFGAANGVLLDGSPENPQATHPLEVWTGINFGLAAFLLQMGMKDQGLRLTEAVVRQVYDHGLQFRTPEAITAAGTFRASTYLRPMAIWAVYICFK, encoded by the coding sequence ATGAACAAATACAGTGAAATACCGCCCCATACGTGGAAACGTGCTATAGGTCAAGGGTGGGAAAGACCATATACAGTTCGCTATCCCAGTAATTTGGATGATGGGCCATTTCATGGTATGCCATTAGGTGGTTTTGGAGCAGGTTGTATTGGTCGTTCCTCTCGGGGAGATTTTAATTTATGGCATATTGATGGGGGTGAACATGTTTTTAAAAATGTTCCCGGGTGTCAGTTCAGTATTTTTACATCTGGTCAAGCTTACGCATTATCCACCCAACCACCAGAAGACAATACCTTACAAACCTGGCAATGGTATCCCAATGTTGTCCATTCACCAACAGGTGCAAAAACTGATGGGGGGACATATCACGCACTCTACCCCCGCAGTTGGTTTGTATATGAAAACGTATTTCCCCTACAATTCACTTGCGAACAATTTTCCCCAGTTTGGGCCCATAACTACCGAGAAACTAGTTATCCTGTAGCTGTTTTCTTATGGAATATCCATAACCCGACCAATCAACCCATTACTGCGAGTATTATGTTGAGTTGGGAGAATATGACCGGGTGGTTTACTAATGCTCTCAAATCTCCTCAAGTTAAAATTAGGGATGATGGCTCTCCTGTATATGAATACCAACCACGATGGGGTGAAAGTCAGGGGAACTATAACTGGTTAGCAGAAAATGACCAATATTTGGGTTGTGTTTTAGGTCGAGCTACTGATAATCCAATTCAGGAAGGTGATGGTACTTGGTGTATTGCTACCGTGAAAAATCCCCAGGTTGAATTATTCTATCATTGCCAATTTAATCCTGTGGGTAATGGTGAAGAAATTTGGCGTGACTTTAGTCAGAATGGCTCTCTATCTAATTCCCAGGACGAAACCCCCGCAGATGTAAATTCTCGTTTGGGCGCTGCTGTTGCAGTCCGCTTTACCCTCCCACCTGGGGAAACTTTAACAGTTCCTTTCGTCTTGAGTTGGGACTTTCCAGTGACAGAATTTGCAGCAGGTGTCAACTATTATCGTAGATATACTGATTTCTTCGGCACTACCGGCGATAATGCTTGGCAGATTGCTACTTGTGCTCTGAAAGAATGCTACAACTGGCGATCGCATATTGAGAGTTGGCAAAAACCAATTCTGGAAAGGGAGGATTTACCAAGCTGGTTCAAGATGGCTTTATTTAACGAACTGTATGATTTAACTAGTGGGGGAACCCTGTGGAGTGCAGGGACGGAAAAAGACCCCATGGGTCAATTCGCGGTTTTAGAATGTTTAGACTATCGTTGGTATGAGAGTTTAGATGTTAGATTATATGGTTCCTTTGGACTGTTAATTTTATTCCCAGAATTGGAAAAGGCGGTCATTCGTGCTTTTGTGCGGGCCATCCCCCAAAGTGATGATAGATCTAGAATTATTGGATACTATTTAACCATTAACTCCCCCAGTCCGATGGCATTACGCAAGGTAGCAGGGGCTACACCTCACGATTTAGGCGCACCTAATGAGTGGGTTTGGGAGCAAACCAACTATACCAGTTATCAGGACTGTAACCTATGGAAAGACTTGGGTTGTGATTTTGTCCTGCAGGTGTACCGTGATTTCCTGTTTACCGGTGCTGATGATATGGAGTTTCTAGTCGACTGTTGGCATGGTATAGTGCTGACTTTAGATTATCTCAAACAATTTGACATAGATGGGGATGGAATACCAGAAAATTCTGGCGCTCCCGACCAGACCTTTGATGATTGGCGACTAAGTGGTGTTAGTGCCTATTGCGGTGCTTTGTGGTTGGCCGCTTTAGAAGCTGCGATCGCCATTTGTGATGTTTTGATAAACCGCCCGGAATTACCAAATGTGGGGGAGCAAAGATCTATTTATGAGAATTGGTTAAACCAATCATCACCAGTATATCAACAAAAACTATGGAATGGCAAATTTTACCGTTTAGATAGTGAAAGTGGTTCTAATGTGGTGATGGCTGATCAACTATCAGGACAGTTTTATGCCAGGTTGCTTAATCTACCGGATATCGTGCCAAGAGATCGGGCCCTTTCTGCTTTGACTACTATCTATGATGCTTGTTTCCTCAAGTTCCAAGATGGTAAGTTTGGTGCTGCTAATGGTGTTCTTCTGGATGGTTCACCGGAAAATCCTCAAGCTACCCACCCTCTGGAGGTTTGGACGGGTATCAATTTTGGCTTGGCTGCTTTTTTACTGCAAATGGGCATGAAAGATCAAGGTTTGCGTTTAACCGAAGCAGTGGTGAGACAGGTCTATGATCATGGTCTACAGTTCCGCACACCAGAGGCGATCACTGCTGCTGGTACTTTTCGGGCTAGTACCTACCTTCGGCCTATGGCTATTTGGGCTGTGTATATATGCTTTAAATAG
- a CDS encoding ABC transporter ATP-binding protein: MAKVVLENVYKTFPPRIGEVKNQESSSSNQPGDGIHVLRRINLTIIEGEFMVLVGPSGCGKSTLLRLIAGLEVMTGGNIWIGSDLINDLPPKARDIAMVFQNYALYPHLTVYENIAFGLRRRLPVNHTSSKGTLGHWGENLLMGLTQKLPKELRYQTQTEKTIEQQVLKVAHLLQIDTMLHRLPKQLSGGQRQRVALGRAIARDPQVFLMDEPLSNLDAKLRAETRVQIVKLQRQLGTTTIYVTHDQTEAMTMGDRIAIMNMGQIQQVARPLEIYNYPKNRFVAEFIGSPPMNFIPVEFYAPLLITHSNFRFTLPNEWGKALQKYSGQTLILGIRPEHLMLSVPATKNIPVKVDLVENLGNDSFLSVRVINPDLPKLDGQILQVRVPSDRLINMGDQIWLSPIVEKLHFFDPETELAIFTDNKNINF; this comes from the coding sequence GTGGCAAAAGTTGTATTAGAAAACGTTTACAAAACTTTCCCTCCCCGCATAGGAGAAGTTAAGAACCAAGAGTCATCTTCTTCCAACCAACCTGGAGATGGTATTCATGTCCTACGTCGCATTAATTTAACTATTATCGAGGGCGAGTTTATGGTATTAGTGGGCCCCTCAGGTTGTGGAAAAAGTACCTTGCTACGTTTAATAGCAGGATTGGAGGTGATGACGGGGGGTAACATTTGGATAGGGAGTGATCTGATTAATGATTTACCTCCCAAGGCCAGAGATATTGCTATGGTATTTCAAAATTATGCTCTTTACCCCCATTTGACAGTTTATGAAAATATTGCATTTGGTTTACGTCGTCGTTTACCAGTTAACCACACTAGCTCTAAGGGAACTTTGGGTCACTGGGGAGAAAATCTGCTCATGGGATTGACTCAAAAACTACCCAAAGAATTACGTTATCAAACTCAAACGGAAAAAACTATAGAACAACAGGTTTTAAAAGTTGCTCACTTGCTACAAATAGATACAATGTTACATAGACTGCCTAAGCAACTGTCCGGAGGACAAAGACAACGGGTAGCACTGGGTCGAGCGATCGCTCGGGATCCACAAGTGTTTTTAATGGATGAGCCCCTATCTAATTTAGATGCTAAACTACGAGCAGAAACTCGCGTACAAATTGTCAAATTACAGCGACAATTGGGAACAACCACTATTTATGTTACCCATGACCAAACAGAAGCAATGACTATGGGCGATCGCATTGCCATTATGAATATGGGACAAATTCAACAAGTTGCCCGTCCCTTAGAAATATATAACTATCCCAAAAATCGCTTTGTGGCAGAATTTATTGGTTCACCACCGATGAATTTCATTCCCGTAGAATTTTATGCACCACTATTAATTACCCACAGCAATTTTCGCTTTACTCTACCAAATGAGTGGGGAAAAGCACTACAAAAATACAGTGGACAAACCCTAATTTTAGGTATTCGTCCAGAACACCTGATGTTAAGTGTACCGGCGACAAAAAATATACCCGTTAAAGTAGATCTAGTAGAAAATCTGGGAAATGATAGTTTCCTGAGTGTAAGAGTAATTAACCCTGATTTACCGAAATTAGATGGTCAGATACTACAGGTAAGAGTACCTTCGGATAGACTAATTAACATGGGGGATCAAATTTGGCTATCACCCATTGTGGAAAAACTGCACTTTTTCGATCCAGAAACCGAATTAGCGATCTTTACCGACAATAAAAACATTAATTTTTAA